The following proteins come from a genomic window of Paenibacillus sp. CAA11:
- a CDS encoding PadR family transcriptional regulator: protein MEKKRTKQAYLPMTETMFYILLSLTEQKHGYGIMQHVEELTSGRIKLGAGTTYSSLSKLEKDDLIHAAGEQDRRKLYVITDHGRELLHLELDRLRELVHNGCKLL from the coding sequence GTGGAGAAGAAGAGAACCAAGCAAGCTTATTTACCCATGACGGAAACCATGTTCTATATCCTGCTTTCTTTAACGGAGCAGAAGCATGGATACGGAATCATGCAGCATGTAGAGGAATTGACCTCAGGGAGAATTAAGCTTGGGGCAGGTACGACATACAGCAGCCTGTCCAAGCTGGAGAAGGATGATCTGATCCATGCAGCAGGAGAGCAGGACCGCCGCAAATTATATGTCATTACGGACCATGGGCGGGAGCTGCTTCATCTTGAGCTGGACCGGCTTCGGGAGCTCGTTCACAATGGGTGCAAGTTATTATAG
- a CDS encoding DUF2812 domain-containing protein: MKRIPFTKLTGKEYDAWLENYAKQGWHLEKINGLGLLHHFREGEPSKVRYFSDYQGKKPKDYEQIFADSGWELVSSDQEGFYLWRINYDHRERPEVFTDRQSLLGHYRKIITLQLVILLLGTVGAVFFGPENPILFYVYKIAMSAMAVLIGLSCIKDCINYIRIRMEAAS, translated from the coding sequence ATGAAGCGAATACCATTCACGAAATTAACCGGCAAGGAGTACGATGCCTGGCTTGAGAATTATGCAAAGCAGGGCTGGCATTTGGAGAAGATTAACGGGCTGGGCCTGTTGCACCATTTCCGTGAGGGAGAGCCGTCCAAGGTGCGCTATTTCTCAGACTACCAAGGGAAGAAACCGAAGGATTATGAGCAAATTTTTGCAGACAGCGGCTGGGAGTTGGTGTCCTCCGATCAGGAAGGATTCTATTTATGGCGGATAAATTATGATCATCGGGAACGGCCCGAGGTGTTCACTGACAGGCAGTCTCTGCTGGGCCATTATCGAAAGATCATTACCCTGCAGCTGGTGATCCTACTTCTAGGTACCGTTGGGGCTGTGTTCTTCGGGCCGGAAAATCCTATTCTATTCTACGTATATAAAATTGCAATGTCTGCGATGGCGGTATTGATTGGACTTAGCTGTATTAAGGACTGTATTAACTATATCCGCATTCGTATGGAGGCTGCCTCCTAA
- a CDS encoding 2,3-butanediol dehydrogenase — protein MKAMRWHGVKDLRVENIEEPSALPGKVKIKVEWCGICGSDLHEYTAGPIFISEGTPHSLTGEKAPVVMGHEFSGQVVEVGEGVTKFKAGDRVVVEPIFACGECEACRQGKYNLCDQMGFLGLAGGGGGFSEYVAADEHMVHKIPDSVSFEQGALVEPSAVALYAVRSSKLKVGDKAVVFGAGPIGLLVIEALKASGASEIYAVELSPERKSKAAELGAIVIDPKEVDAVKEIHARTQGGADVVYEVTGVPPVLTQAIESTKLGGEMMIVSIFEKEAPIHPNHIVMKERTISGIIGYRDIFPAVISLMEKGYFPADKLVTKRIKLDEVVEQGFDALLKEKNQVKILVKAE, from the coding sequence ATGAAAGCAATGAGATGGCATGGTGTTAAAGACCTGCGTGTAGAGAATATTGAAGAGCCTTCCGCACTTCCCGGAAAAGTTAAAATCAAGGTTGAATGGTGTGGAATTTGTGGCAGTGACCTTCATGAATATACAGCCGGACCCATCTTTATTTCCGAAGGGACTCCTCATTCGCTGACAGGAGAGAAGGCTCCGGTCGTTATGGGCCATGAATTCTCCGGTCAAGTAGTTGAGGTAGGCGAAGGCGTTACTAAATTCAAGGCCGGCGACCGCGTCGTCGTTGAACCAATCTTTGCCTGCGGGGAATGCGAGGCCTGCAGACAAGGGAAATACAATCTCTGTGATCAAATGGGCTTCCTCGGCTTGGCCGGCGGTGGCGGCGGCTTCTCTGAATATGTTGCAGCCGATGAGCATATGGTTCACAAAATTCCGGACAGCGTATCCTTTGAGCAAGGCGCACTGGTTGAGCCCTCTGCAGTTGCTCTTTATGCCGTACGCTCCAGCAAGCTGAAAGTCGGCGATAAAGCGGTTGTCTTCGGCGCAGGTCCAATCGGACTGCTCGTAATCGAGGCGCTTAAGGCCTCTGGAGCTTCAGAGATTTATGCTGTGGAGCTGTCACCAGAACGCAAGAGCAAGGCTGCAGAACTTGGCGCGATTGTCATTGACCCGAAAGAGGTTGATGCCGTGAAGGAAATTCATGCGCGAACTCAAGGCGGGGCAGATGTCGTTTATGAAGTGACAGGCGTCCCTCCTGTTCTGACTCAAGCGATTGAATCGACGAAACTCGGCGGAGAAATGATGATCGTCAGCATCTTCGAGAAGGAAGCTCCTATACATCCGAACCATATCGTCATGAAGGAACGTACGATAAGCGGCATCATCGGTTACCGCGATATCTTCCCTGCTGTAATCAGCCTGATGGAGAAGGGTTACTTCCCTGCAGACAAGCTGGTAACCAAGCGCATCAAGCTTGATGAAGTCGTTGAGCAGGGCTTTGACGCGCTGCTGAAAGAGAAGAACCAAGTTAAAATCCTGGTGAAAGCTGAATAA
- a CDS encoding LacI family DNA-binding transcriptional regulator, translating to MDTKRKVTIEDVAKRAGVGIATVSRAINNSGGISAKTKARIMQVIEEMGFVPNTSAQSLKVRHTNQIALAVPDIRNAFIPEVAWSVEQTAKQHNYRVVQINTLGNVRAELEMIRDIKKLHVDGLVILPLAYPKTLMDLVNRSSIPISIINYGKKLEANVKADIVSLARQEGLLVMEHLRKIGRTRIAYAGAPKDIIEERYFAYQRSLPQVDVSLVYFGEDFSFYTGRNAADYFCSLKNMPDAVYAGNDMIAIGLVNRFKELGIRVPEDIAVVGIDNNLLTTITTPKISSVSIMGEEVARLATELLLKRIQENSSAPYERVQFEPRLIVRESSVAVTRSTSPF from the coding sequence GTGGATACTAAGAGAAAAGTGACGATAGAAGATGTGGCAAAGCGGGCGGGTGTAGGAATTGCGACCGTATCGAGGGCGATTAATAACTCTGGCGGTATTAGCGCGAAGACGAAAGCGCGTATTATGCAGGTGATTGAGGAGATGGGATTCGTTCCGAACACATCTGCTCAGAGTCTGAAGGTCCGTCATACGAATCAGATTGCTTTGGCCGTGCCTGATATTCGGAATGCCTTCATTCCCGAGGTCGCCTGGTCTGTAGAGCAGACCGCCAAGCAGCATAACTATCGTGTGGTGCAGATCAATACTTTGGGTAACGTGCGAGCCGAGCTGGAGATGATTAGGGACATCAAGAAGCTGCACGTGGACGGGCTTGTCATTCTCCCGCTAGCTTATCCAAAGACCTTGATGGACCTTGTGAACAGGTCAAGTATACCTATTTCTATCATTAATTACGGCAAGAAGCTGGAAGCGAATGTGAAGGCCGATATTGTCAGCTTGGCCCGCCAGGAGGGGCTGCTTGTCATGGAGCACTTGAGGAAGATCGGCCGGACCCGCATCGCTTACGCTGGTGCGCCAAAGGATATTATCGAGGAGAGATACTTTGCTTATCAGCGATCCCTGCCGCAGGTGGATGTTTCACTAGTGTATTTTGGTGAGGACTTCTCGTTTTATACCGGAAGGAACGCCGCTGATTATTTTTGCAGTTTGAAAAATATGCCGGATGCGGTCTATGCAGGGAATGATATGATTGCGATCGGCCTTGTAAACCGGTTCAAGGAACTGGGTATACGGGTTCCAGAGGACATTGCAGTGGTCGGAATTGATAACAACCTGCTGACCACGATTACGACCCCGAAGATCAGCTCGGTATCCATCATGGGCGAGGAGGTAGCCCGGCTGGCAACAGAGCTGCTGCTCAAGCGGATCCAGGAGAACAGCTCCGCTCCCTATGAGCGGGTGCAATTTGAACCGAGGCTGATTGTCAGAGAATCCAGTGTAGCTGTAACGCGAAGCACTTCCCCCTTCTAG
- a CDS encoding cupin domain-containing protein: MEQKLSPLVKALDMEPHIEGGWFKEMWKSSFKIPEEVLAPKYSGARASASSTYFLLHPGEVSEWHVVLSDELWLYHSGGPLQLTLGGSGEHPEAGEKLILGMDVENGQTPHALVPAGVWQTATPLGDEPVFVTCVVAPAFHYDDFKLVEKK, translated from the coding sequence ATGGAACAGAAGCTATCCCCGCTAGTTAAGGCACTAGACATGGAGCCGCATATCGAAGGCGGCTGGTTCAAAGAAATGTGGAAGTCTTCCTTCAAAATCCCTGAAGAGGTACTTGCCCCGAAATATTCCGGAGCACGTGCTTCCGCAAGCTCAACCTATTTCCTGCTGCATCCGGGAGAAGTGTCCGAATGGCATGTGGTGCTGTCGGACGAGCTGTGGCTGTATCACTCAGGCGGTCCACTGCAGCTGACCCTGGGCGGCAGCGGCGAGCATCCTGAAGCCGGGGAGAAGCTGATTCTCGGTATGGACGTAGAGAATGGCCAAACTCCGCATGCGCTTGTTCCAGCAGGTGTCTGGCAGACGGCAACCCCGCTCGGAGACGAGCCGGTATTTGTTACCTGTGTTGTCGCTCCGGCCTTCCATTATGACGACTTCAAGCTGGTTGAGAAGAAATAG
- a CDS encoding 1,4-dihydroxy-6-naphthoate synthase — protein sequence MNIAFSPCPNDTFVFHAWVHGLIPGAPKLDVTYADIDITNNWAASGNGPEVLKISYAALPWVLSEYALLPSGGALGRGCGPLVLTRGGLSQEADPALLSGRRVAVPSERSTAYLLFRLWAAQNVPGGVGEIIVMPFNEIMPAVRDGKIDAGLVIHEARFTYPSYGLSLMTDLGNWWEGDTGSPIPLGAIIAKRSLDTQAIADWAKASVEYAWAHPEVSRDYILGHAQEMDPSVAQQHINLYVNEFTRSLGDEGYKAISTLLGRAAQEGLTPEFDLSLLR from the coding sequence ATGAACATTGCATTCTCCCCGTGTCCGAACGACACGTTTGTCTTTCATGCCTGGGTGCATGGCCTGATTCCGGGAGCACCAAAACTCGATGTCACCTATGCCGACATTGATATTACTAACAACTGGGCCGCCAGCGGCAACGGACCGGAGGTTCTCAAAATCTCCTATGCGGCTCTGCCGTGGGTCCTCTCCGAATATGCGCTTCTGCCTAGCGGAGGCGCACTCGGTCGCGGCTGTGGACCGCTCGTATTAACGCGCGGCGGACTGAGCCAAGAAGCGGATCCGGCACTGCTCTCCGGCCGCCGGGTAGCTGTGCCGAGCGAACGCTCCACCGCTTACCTGCTGTTCCGGCTCTGGGCTGCCCAGAACGTGCCGGGCGGGGTCGGCGAAATTATCGTCATGCCGTTCAACGAGATCATGCCTGCCGTCCGTGATGGCAAGATTGACGCCGGTCTCGTCATTCACGAAGCCCGCTTCACTTACCCATCCTATGGCCTGTCCCTCATGACAGACCTCGGCAACTGGTGGGAAGGTGACACCGGATCACCGATCCCGCTCGGGGCGATCATCGCCAAGCGCAGCCTGGACACACAGGCCATTGCCGACTGGGCCAAGGCCTCCGTGGAATACGCTTGGGCTCATCCTGAGGTGTCCCGGGACTACATTCTCGGCCATGCCCAGGAGATGGACCCGTCCGTAGCCCAGCAGCATATCAACCTGTATGTTAACGAGTTTACCCGCTCGCTGGGTGACGAAGGCTATAAGGCGATATCTACACTGCTCGGACGTGCTGCCCAGGAAGGGCTCACCCCTGAATTTGATCTTTCGCTATTGCGATAA